One segment of Paenibacillus rhizovicinus DNA contains the following:
- a CDS encoding enolase C-terminal domain-like protein — MSELTIRDVKVILTAPEGINLVVVKIETSEPGLYGLGCATFTQRYLAVATAIEQYLKPFLIGKDPHRIEDIWQSAMVSSYWRNGPVLNNALSGIDMALWDIKGKTAGLPVYQLLGGKCREAAAVYRHADGRDEREVEDNVRKFMEQGLRYIRVQMGGYGGRGHQLHQPDNALPGAYFDPGAYLRSVPRMFEHIRSAVGPEIELLHDIHERLVPIEAVRLARQLEEYRLFFLEDPLAPEQLDWFETLRSQTSTPIAMGELFTHPREWTPLIQNRLIDFIRCHISAIGGLTPAKKLATLCEAFSVRTAWHGPGDVSPVGHAANLHLDVSSINFGIQEWYGFSEKIQDVFPGCPELRNGYAYPNDKPGFGIDIDEKKAADYPCHNRLPEWTLARTPDGTSVRP, encoded by the coding sequence ATGTCTGAGTTAACGATTCGCGATGTGAAAGTAATCTTGACGGCGCCGGAAGGCATCAATCTTGTCGTGGTCAAAATCGAAACTTCCGAGCCCGGCCTGTACGGACTTGGCTGCGCGACCTTCACGCAGCGCTACCTTGCGGTCGCTACGGCGATCGAGCAATACTTGAAACCGTTCCTGATCGGCAAAGATCCGCACCGCATCGAAGATATCTGGCAATCCGCGATGGTCAGCTCCTATTGGCGCAACGGGCCCGTACTGAACAATGCATTGTCCGGGATCGACATGGCGCTATGGGATATTAAAGGGAAAACCGCAGGACTGCCCGTTTACCAGCTGCTGGGCGGCAAATGCCGGGAAGCTGCGGCGGTCTACCGGCATGCCGACGGCCGGGACGAGCGGGAAGTCGAAGACAACGTGCGCAAGTTCATGGAACAGGGACTTCGCTACATTCGCGTTCAGATGGGCGGCTATGGCGGCCGGGGTCATCAGCTTCACCAGCCGGACAATGCGCTGCCAGGCGCGTATTTCGATCCGGGCGCCTATCTTCGCAGCGTACCGCGCATGTTCGAGCACATCCGCAGCGCGGTAGGCCCGGAGATCGAGCTGCTGCATGATATTCACGAACGGCTCGTTCCGATCGAGGCCGTCCGGCTGGCCAGACAGCTCGAGGAGTACCGGCTGTTCTTCCTGGAGGATCCGCTGGCGCCCGAACAGCTGGACTGGTTCGAGACGCTGCGCAGCCAGACATCGACCCCGATCGCCATGGGCGAGCTGTTCACGCATCCGCGGGAATGGACGCCGCTTATCCAGAACAGGCTGATCGACTTCATTCGCTGCCATATCAGCGCGATCGGCGGGCTGACGCCGGCGAAGAAGCTCGCCACCTTATGCGAAGCGTTCAGCGTTCGCACCGCTTGGCATGGCCCTGGCGACGTATCGCCGGTCGGACACGCGGCCAATCTGCATCTCGATGTCAGCTCGATCAACTTCGGCATTCAAGAGTGGTACGGCTTCTCGGAGAAAATCCAAGACGTATTCCCGGGCTGCCCGGAACTCCGGAACGGCTATGCGTACCCGAACGATAAGCCTGGTTTCGGCATCGATATCGATGAGAAGAAGGCAGCCGACTACCCGTGCCACAACCGTCTGCCAGAATGGACGCTGGCCCGTACGCCGGATGGAACTTCCGTTAGACCATAA
- a CDS encoding serine hydrolase domain-containing protein yields the protein MRVSTQDEVVLPRSQPETQGIPSSAISDFLETIRTQNLELHSFMLVRNGFVVSEGWWRPYAAELPHLLFSLSKSFTSTAIGFAVSEGLLSLDDRVVSYYPDETPGDASPNLLHMNIRHLLMMGTGHAQDTTDALFKQTNGNWAEAFLARPVEHEPGTHFVYNSGATYMLSSILHKVTGQSLLEYLQPRLLDPLGIYGATWETCPRGIASGGWGLSLTTESIAKFGQLYLQKGLWNGARIISEEWIAEATSKQIENGDGGESDWAQGYGYQFWQCRHESYRGDGAFGQFCIVMPQQQAVLAITSGTNDMQGVMNAAWTHLLPAMDAAPLAEDGEAAARLAEQIRQLAIPAPIHAASSPRESDIAGSYRLDENMFKWETFDIRFEENEAVIEMREPDGDHQFRCGRELWIEQVSRMNQGVEQRIAASFSWIDADSLELTIRYLETPFCHALNCRLDGSDIVFEVKPNVTFGPSNGMAPFKGSRI from the coding sequence ATGCGCGTAAGCACGCAGGACGAAGTTGTTTTACCTCGAAGCCAGCCGGAAACGCAAGGCATCCCCTCGTCGGCCATTTCGGATTTCCTGGAAACGATACGCACGCAAAATCTCGAGCTGCACAGCTTCATGCTGGTCAGGAACGGATTCGTCGTCTCCGAAGGCTGGTGGCGGCCGTATGCGGCCGAACTGCCGCATCTGCTGTTCTCGCTAAGCAAGAGCTTCACGTCCACGGCGATCGGATTCGCCGTATCGGAAGGACTTCTGTCGCTGGACGATCGAGTGGTGTCGTACTACCCGGACGAAACGCCGGGCGATGCGTCGCCGAACTTGCTGCACATGAACATTCGCCATTTATTGATGATGGGCACGGGGCACGCGCAAGATACGACCGATGCGCTCTTCAAGCAAACCAACGGTAATTGGGCGGAAGCATTCCTGGCGAGACCGGTCGAGCATGAGCCGGGAACGCATTTCGTGTATAACAGCGGAGCCACGTATATGCTATCCTCCATCTTGCACAAAGTGACCGGCCAATCTCTTCTCGAGTATTTGCAGCCTCGCCTATTGGATCCGCTCGGGATCTACGGCGCGACATGGGAAACATGCCCGCGAGGCATTGCCTCGGGCGGATGGGGACTCAGTCTGACCACGGAGAGCATCGCCAAGTTCGGACAGCTGTATCTGCAGAAAGGGCTGTGGAACGGAGCACGTATCATTTCCGAGGAGTGGATCGCGGAAGCGACTTCCAAGCAAATCGAGAATGGAGATGGCGGCGAGAGCGATTGGGCGCAAGGGTACGGCTATCAATTCTGGCAATGCCGGCATGAATCGTATCGCGGGGACGGAGCGTTCGGACAATTCTGCATCGTCATGCCGCAGCAACAAGCCGTCTTGGCCATCACTTCCGGAACCAACGACATGCAAGGCGTCATGAACGCCGCATGGACGCATCTGCTGCCAGCCATGGATGCGGCGCCGTTGGCGGAAGATGGGGAAGCGGCAGCCCGGCTAGCCGAGCAGATCCGGCAGCTGGCTATTCCAGCTCCCATACATGCGGCTTCTTCTCCGCGAGAAAGCGATATCGCCGGAAGTTACCGGTTGGACGAAAATATGTTCAAATGGGAGACGTTCGACATTCGCTTCGAAGAGAACGAAGCCGTGATCGAGATGCGCGAACCGGACGGGGATCACCAGTTTCGTTGCGGCCGGGAACTTTGGATCGAACAAGTGTCCCGGATGAACCAAGGCGTAGAACAGCGAATCGCAGCCAGTTTCTCGTGGATCGACGCGGATTCCCTGGAATTAACGATCCGTTATCTGGAGACGCCGTTCTGCCACGCGCTGAATTGCCGATTGGACGGCAGCGACATCGTCTTCGAGGTCAAACCGAATGTTACCTTCGGTCCGTCGAACGGAATGGCGCCTTTCAAAGGCAGCCGAATCTAG